The Mycolicibacterium mageritense genome contains a region encoding:
- a CDS encoding tyrosine-protein phosphatase yields the protein MLSGAWNFRDVAETAGIRPGLLYRSSELSRLTDDGREEFRELGITDVADLRSHQEVERRGPGQVPYGVTVHLLPFHPDDDSNQDAPHESTFQRVMAESQGDDDVSVSARRYMTEVYEEFPGLPGAHNAVRQVISLLGAKRPVIAHCFAGKDRTGFTVATVLSAVGVERDAVITDFLRSNDAIVALRERIMESVRARADSAEVITFAEARLSDEVLGVREEYLDAAWRKLEDAYGSVDGFVKAAGVTPEELTAVRDALLG from the coding sequence ATGCTGTCCGGAGCGTGGAATTTTCGCGACGTCGCAGAGACGGCAGGCATCCGGCCCGGCCTGCTGTACCGCTCCAGCGAGCTGAGCCGGCTCACCGACGACGGCCGCGAGGAGTTCCGGGAACTCGGCATCACCGATGTCGCCGACCTGCGTTCGCATCAGGAGGTCGAGCGTCGTGGCCCGGGCCAGGTGCCGTACGGCGTCACCGTGCACCTGCTGCCGTTCCATCCCGACGACGACTCCAACCAGGATGCCCCGCACGAGAGCACCTTTCAGCGCGTGATGGCCGAATCGCAGGGCGACGACGACGTCTCGGTCTCGGCACGCCGCTACATGACCGAGGTGTACGAGGAGTTCCCCGGCCTGCCCGGCGCGCACAACGCTGTGCGGCAGGTGATCTCGCTGCTCGGCGCGAAGCGGCCGGTGATCGCGCACTGCTTCGCGGGCAAGGACCGGACCGGGTTCACGGTCGCGACCGTGCTGTCCGCGGTCGGCGTGGAACGCGACGCCGTGATCACCGATTTCCTGCGCAGCAACGACGCGATCGTCGCGCTGCGCGAACGCATCATGGAGTCGGTGCGAGCCCGCGCCGACTCGGCTGAGGTGATCACCTTCGCGGAAGCCCGGCTGTCCGATGAGGTACTGGGTGTGCGCGAGGAGTATCTGGACGCCGCGTGGCGCAAGCTCGAGGACGCCTACGGCTCGGTCGACGGATTCGTCAAGGCCGCCGGAGTCACGCCCGAGGAGCTCACGGCCGTGCGGGACGCGCTACTCGGGTAA